Proteins encoded within one genomic window of Bradyrhizobium sp. 186:
- the lptG gene encoding LPS export ABC transporter permease LptG: MSMLTNTLGRYFAGRFVVAALGVFASIFLLLVLVDYIEMVRKTSGLASASAIMVAETSLFRVPQLLEKLTPFCMLIGAMTCYLALSRRLELVVARAAGISAWQFISPALGSALLIGVIATVAYNPMSANLRELSKRMEAELFGSAPGGGIQDASGFWLNQVTDDGQIIINAARSEQQGVRLTGLTLFRFDTDWHFKERIEAREATLEDGHWLFRTVRRFTLDSPPIDQARLEIPTTLTEAQVRNSFSTPETVSFWQLPSYIRSSESSGFATAGYRLQYHKLLAQPFLLAAMVMLAASVSLRFFRMGGVQKMVLSGVGAGFLLYVLSKVTEDLSKAELMHPIAAAWLPVVVGGLTGFLALLYQEDG, encoded by the coding sequence ATGAGCATGCTCACCAACACACTCGGGCGCTATTTCGCCGGCCGCTTCGTCGTCGCGGCGCTCGGCGTGTTCGCAAGCATTTTCCTGCTGCTGGTGCTGGTCGACTATATCGAGATGGTGCGCAAGACCTCGGGGCTGGCGTCCGCCTCCGCGATCATGGTGGCGGAGACCTCGCTGTTCCGCGTGCCGCAACTGCTGGAGAAGCTAACGCCGTTCTGCATGCTGATCGGCGCGATGACCTGCTATCTCGCCCTCTCCCGCCGGCTCGAGCTCGTCGTCGCCCGCGCCGCCGGCATCTCGGCATGGCAATTCATCTCACCGGCGCTCGGCAGCGCGCTTCTGATCGGGGTGATCGCCACCGTCGCCTATAATCCGATGTCGGCAAATCTGCGCGAGCTCTCCAAGCGCATGGAAGCCGAGCTGTTCGGCTCGGCGCCCGGCGGCGGCATCCAGGACGCCTCGGGCTTTTGGCTCAATCAGGTCACCGATGACGGCCAGATCATCATCAACGCGGCGCGCAGCGAACAGCAGGGCGTCCGGCTGACCGGACTGACGCTGTTCCGATTCGATACGGATTGGCATTTCAAGGAGCGGATCGAGGCGCGCGAGGCGACGCTGGAGGACGGCCACTGGCTGTTCAGGACCGTGCGGCGCTTCACGCTGGACTCGCCGCCGATCGATCAGGCCCGGCTGGAGATTCCGACGACGCTGACCGAGGCACAGGTCCGCAACAGCTTTTCCACACCCGAAACTGTGTCCTTTTGGCAACTACCGAGCTACATCCGCTCCTCCGAAAGCTCAGGCTTCGCGACAGCCGGATATCGACTCCAGTATCACAAGCTTCTGGCGCAGCCGTTTTTGCTCGCAGCGATGGTGATGCTTGCGGCTTCCGTGTCATTGCGCTTCTTCCGGATGGGTGGCGTACAGAAGATGGTTTTGAGTGGCGTGGGCGCAGGCTTTCTGCTCTACGTCCTGTCGAAAGTGACTGAAGACTTGAGCAAGGCTGAGTTGATGCATCCGATCGCTGCGGCGTGGTTGCCCGTTGTGGTGGGCGGCCTCACCGGCTTTTTGGCCTTGCTGTATCAGGAGGACGGATAG
- the lptF gene encoding LPS export ABC transporter permease LptF: MGSIDRYIFRTTLASFALVLVSLTGVIWITQALRGIDLMTSQGQTILTFLGITSLVVPALVLIISPIALMIAISHTLNKLATDSEIIVMNAAGFSPFRLFYPFFYATCVVALLVAFIAAYLAPDGMRRIKQWDAEITADVLTNILQPGRFAQLDKNLTIRIRERQPGGILAGIFIDDRRDPNERVSIVAEHGEVVKNENGSFLVLKDGNLQRFETGKRDPALVAFGRYGFDMSKFSNQGHDVTLGIRERYLWELVAPSEDDPVYKAVPGQFRSELHDRIMAPLYPFAFAALTFAFLGAPRTTRQSRNFSIGGSVIAVFGLRMAGFACSVMAVKSPSAALVQYAMLATAIGAGIWLIVGGIVVEPPARLMEAIDRSNARIARLFGRPAAA, encoded by the coding sequence ATGGGGTCGATCGATAGGTATATCTTCCGCACGACGCTGGCGTCGTTTGCGCTCGTCCTCGTCAGCCTCACCGGCGTGATCTGGATTACGCAGGCGTTGCGCGGCATCGACCTGATGACGAGCCAGGGTCAGACCATCCTCACCTTCCTCGGCATCACCAGCCTCGTGGTCCCGGCACTGGTCCTGATCATCTCGCCGATCGCGCTGATGATCGCGATCTCGCATACGCTGAACAAGCTCGCGACCGATTCCGAGATCATCGTGATGAATGCCGCCGGCTTCTCGCCGTTCCGGCTGTTCTATCCGTTCTTCTACGCCACCTGCGTGGTGGCGCTGCTGGTCGCCTTCATCGCGGCCTATCTCGCCCCTGACGGCATGCGGCGCATCAAGCAGTGGGACGCCGAGATCACCGCCGACGTGCTCACCAACATCCTCCAGCCCGGCCGCTTCGCCCAGCTCGACAAGAACCTCACGATCCGGATCCGCGAACGCCAGCCCGGCGGCATCCTCGCCGGCATCTTCATCGACGACCGCCGCGATCCGAACGAGCGCGTCTCGATCGTCGCCGAGCACGGCGAGGTCGTGAAGAACGAGAACGGATCGTTCCTGGTGCTGAAGGACGGCAATCTCCAGCGCTTCGAGACGGGCAAACGTGATCCGGCGCTGGTGGCGTTCGGCCGCTACGGCTTCGACATGTCGAAGTTCTCCAACCAGGGCCATGACGTCACGCTCGGCATCCGCGAACGCTATCTCTGGGAGCTGGTCGCGCCGTCCGAGGACGACCCCGTCTACAAGGCGGTCCCCGGCCAGTTCCGGTCCGAACTGCATGACCGCATCATGGCGCCGCTCTATCCCTTTGCCTTTGCGGCGCTGACCTTCGCCTTCCTCGGTGCGCCGCGTACTACGCGCCAGAGCCGCAACTTTTCGATCGGCGGCTCGGTGATTGCGGTGTTCGGCCTGCGCATGGCGGGCTTCGCCTGCTCGGTGATGGCTGTGAAGTCGCCGTCCGCGGCACTCGTCCAATACGCGATGCTGGCGACTGCGATTGGCGCCGGCATCTGGTTGATCGTCGGCGGCATCGTGGTCGAACCGCCCGCCCGCCTGATGGAGGCCATCGACAGATCGAACGCGCGCATCGCGCGGCTGTTCGGACGGCCGGCCGCCGCATGA
- a CDS encoding leucyl aminopeptidase, whose protein sequence is MSDAIKVGFVPLSAAPRGILVVFCDDGLKVGPATAKALGGANELVKRAATAAAFKGKSGAALDILAPEGVKATRLIVIGAGKATSLKANDLLKFGGVAAGKLAAGTSAMTIMAELPDGAMTGEQAVAIAAGLRLRAYKFDRYKTKKKDGEEGGSRADVSLAVGDVASAKKAFASAGPVVDGVIIARDLVNEPPNVLYPEEFARRASLLRKLGVKIEVLDVRAMDKLGMGALLGVGQGSARPSRTVIMRWDGGKKGEAPVAFVGKGVCFDTGGISIKPAGSMEDMKGDMGGAACVVGLMHALAARKAKANVVGAIGLVENMPDGNAQRPGDIVTSMSGQTIEIINTDAEGRLVLADVLWYVAKKTKPKFMVDLATLTGAIMVALGTEHAGMFSNNDELAGRLLTAGLESGEKVWRMPLGPEYDKLIDSQFADMKNTGGRHGGSITAAQFLQRFVDGTPWAHLDIAGTAMGAPKTDINQSWGSGYGVRLLDRLVADHYERK, encoded by the coding sequence ATGTCCGATGCCATCAAGGTCGGCTTTGTCCCGCTGTCTGCCGCCCCCCGTGGCATCCTGGTGGTGTTCTGCGACGACGGTCTGAAGGTCGGTCCGGCGACGGCCAAAGCTCTTGGCGGTGCCAACGAACTCGTGAAGCGAGCGGCAACCGCTGCCGCCTTCAAAGGTAAAAGCGGTGCCGCGCTCGACATTCTGGCGCCGGAGGGGGTGAAGGCGACCCGCCTGATCGTGATCGGCGCCGGCAAGGCAACGAGCCTGAAGGCGAACGACTTGCTCAAGTTCGGCGGCGTGGCGGCGGGCAAGCTTGCCGCCGGGACCAGCGCCATGACCATCATGGCGGAACTGCCCGATGGCGCCATGACGGGCGAGCAGGCGGTCGCGATCGCCGCAGGCCTGCGGCTGCGCGCCTACAAGTTCGACCGCTACAAGACGAAGAAGAAGGACGGCGAGGAGGGTGGCTCACGCGCCGACGTCTCGCTCGCGGTTGGCGACGTCGCGTCGGCAAAGAAGGCGTTTGCGTCGGCCGGACCTGTCGTCGATGGTGTGATCATCGCGCGCGACCTCGTCAACGAGCCGCCGAACGTGCTTTACCCCGAGGAGTTCGCGCGCCGTGCCAGCCTGCTCCGCAAGCTCGGCGTCAAGATCGAGGTGCTCGACGTCAGGGCGATGGACAAGCTCGGCATGGGCGCGCTGCTTGGCGTCGGCCAAGGCTCGGCGCGGCCGAGCCGCACCGTGATCATGCGCTGGGACGGCGGCAAGAAGGGCGAGGCGCCGGTTGCCTTCGTCGGCAAGGGCGTCTGCTTCGACACCGGGGGTATTTCGATCAAGCCGGCCGGCAGCATGGAGGACATGAAGGGCGACATGGGGGGAGCTGCCTGCGTCGTCGGCCTGATGCATGCGCTCGCGGCACGCAAAGCGAAGGCCAACGTGGTCGGTGCCATCGGCCTCGTCGAGAACATGCCCGACGGCAATGCACAGCGCCCCGGCGACATCGTCACCTCGATGTCGGGCCAGACCATCGAGATCATCAACACCGATGCGGAAGGCCGCCTCGTGCTCGCCGATGTGCTCTGGTACGTCGCCAAGAAAACGAAGCCGAAATTCATGGTGGACCTGGCGACGCTGACCGGCGCGATCATGGTGGCGCTCGGCACCGAGCATGCCGGCATGTTCTCCAACAATGACGAGCTTGCCGGACGGCTGCTGACGGCCGGGCTCGAGAGCGGCGAGAAGGTCTGGCGCATGCCGCTCGGCCCGGAATACGACAAGCTGATCGATTCCCAGTTCGCCGACATGAAGAACACCGGCGGCCGCCATGGCGGCTCGATCACCGCGGCGCAGTTCCTCCAGCGCTTCGTCGACGGCACGCCCTGGGCGCATCTCGATATCGCCGGCACCGCCATGGGCGCGCCGAAGACCGACATCAACCAGAGCTGGGGATCCGGTTATGGCGTCCGGCTGCTCGACCGGCTGGTCGCTGACCACTACGAGCGCAAATGA
- a CDS encoding DNA polymerase III subunit chi, which produces MTEVLFYHLQNMAVENVLPPLLEKSLERGWRVVVQSTSPERADALDAHLWTYRDDSFLPHATWRVNDAADQSIVLAIEEDNPNGAHVRFLIDNAALPQDCQSYERMVWLFDGDDPDALALARSAWTDCKARGFDVTYWQADERGRWQRRN; this is translated from the coding sequence ATGACTGAGGTGCTGTTCTATCATCTCCAAAACATGGCGGTGGAGAACGTCTTGCCGCCGCTTCTGGAGAAATCGCTGGAGCGCGGCTGGCGCGTCGTGGTGCAGTCGACCTCGCCGGAGCGCGCCGATGCGCTCGATGCGCACTTATGGACCTATCGCGACGATTCCTTCCTGCCGCACGCGACATGGCGCGTGAACGACGCTGCCGATCAGTCGATCGTGCTGGCGATCGAGGAAGACAATCCGAACGGCGCCCATGTCCGCTTCCTGATCGACAATGCCGCGCTGCCGCAGGACTGCCAGAGCTACGAGCGCATGGTGTGGCTGTTCGACGGCGACGATCCGGACGCGCTGGCTTTAGCCCGAAGCGCCTGGACGGATTGCAAGGCGCGGGGATTTGATGTCACCTATTGGCAAGCCGATGAGCGCGGCCGGTGGCAGCGGCGGAATTAG
- a CDS encoding LysR family transcriptional regulator — MEINWLHDFIAVATTRSFSRAAEQRNCSQPALSRRIQALELWTGAALLDRTTHSVNLTPAGEGFRETAEDVLRRLAAGRLDAQERARGASDVLKFASTNALSLTFFPDWLRGIETKLSFVPNVQLVANHMEACERILLAGDAHFLLCHYHPAATTALAPSHFRSLHVGNDRLIPATVPVSGRSRKPRFKLPGTAAAPVPFLSFRSESGMGRILEAVRATSSLDVHLRTTFTSHLAKLLVTMVQDGRGMAWLPESLIASQLASGEIVAAAGPKWHVPIEIHVFRPKLRLPQAAEAFWRHIEKNGSQV; from the coding sequence ATGGAAATCAACTGGCTGCACGATTTCATCGCGGTGGCGACCACACGCAGCTTCTCGCGGGCAGCAGAGCAGCGGAATTGCTCGCAGCCGGCGCTGAGCCGCAGAATACAGGCGCTCGAGCTATGGACTGGCGCTGCGCTGCTTGATCGCACGACTCACAGCGTCAATCTCACGCCGGCGGGCGAAGGCTTTCGCGAGACGGCCGAGGACGTCCTGCGCCGGCTCGCCGCCGGCCGGCTCGACGCTCAGGAGCGAGCCCGCGGCGCATCCGACGTGCTGAAGTTCGCTTCAACCAACGCGCTGTCGCTGACCTTCTTTCCCGATTGGCTGCGCGGTATCGAGACCAAGCTGTCGTTCGTTCCAAACGTGCAGCTCGTCGCCAATCACATGGAGGCCTGTGAACGGATATTGCTGGCTGGCGACGCCCATTTCCTGCTCTGTCATTACCACCCGGCGGCGACCACGGCTTTGGCGCCCTCGCATTTCCGCTCGCTGCATGTCGGCAATGACAGGCTCATCCCGGCGACGGTGCCGGTTTCAGGTCGGAGCCGCAAGCCGCGTTTCAAGCTCCCGGGTACGGCAGCCGCACCGGTTCCGTTCCTGAGCTTCCGTTCGGAATCGGGCATGGGACGGATCCTTGAAGCCGTGCGCGCGACGTCTTCGCTCGACGTCCATCTGCGTACGACGTTCACCTCTCACCTGGCGAAGCTGCTGGTGACAATGGTCCAGGACGGCCGCGGCATGGCGTGGCTGCCTGAAAGCCTGATCGCTTCTCAGCTCGCCTCCGGCGAGATCGTCGCAGCGGCCGGGCCGAAATGGCATGTGCCCATCGAAATCCACGTGTTCCGGCCGAAGCTCCGCCTGCCCCAGGCCGCAGAGGCGTTCTGGCGTCATATCGAGAAAAACGGCAGTCAGGTCTGA
- the leuC gene encoding 3-isopropylmalate dehydratase large subunit — protein MAARTLYDKLVDAHVVRNLDDAGLVLLYVDRTVLNEYTSPQAFAGLRAAGRKVWNPKAALMVVDHVNPTAARRTRAMPDSAAARQVDYFAENARDFGIEYFDILDPRQGIEHVVAPEQGLVMPGMVIAAGDSHSTAYGAFGALGYGIGTSDIEHYLATSTVRYRRLKTMRIDLSGHLPLGVTSKDIVMEVIRRIGADGASGYAVEFSGPVISDMSVEGRIVMSIMIVEAGARGVVIAPDQKVLDYLKGRPRSPKGTMWERAAKSWLALASDPDARFDREIALDVSEVAPLVTWGTSPDQAIAVTESIPDPAQQTAPDRKAAASRALSYMGLTPGLPIQSVPIDFAFIGSCTNSRIEDLRDAAEIFRGRRVADGVRAIVVPGSTQVRGQAEAEGLAKVFTDAGVEWRQSGCSMCLAMNDDVLRPGERCASSTNRNFEGRQGPGARTHLMSPAMVAAAAVTGHITDVRSLLGGPRQ, from the coding sequence ATGGCCGCGCGGACGCTATACGATAAGCTGGTCGACGCCCATGTCGTCCGCAATCTCGATGATGCCGGTCTCGTGTTGCTCTATGTCGACCGCACCGTGCTCAACGAATATACCAGTCCGCAGGCCTTCGCCGGGCTGCGTGCGGCTGGACGCAAGGTCTGGAATCCGAAAGCGGCGCTGATGGTGGTTGACCACGTCAACCCCACGGCCGCGCGCCGCACCCGCGCGATGCCCGACAGCGCGGCGGCGCGGCAGGTCGACTATTTCGCCGAGAACGCCAGGGATTTCGGCATCGAGTATTTCGACATTCTCGACCCCCGGCAGGGTATCGAGCATGTGGTTGCTCCGGAGCAGGGGCTCGTCATGCCCGGCATGGTGATTGCCGCCGGCGACAGCCACAGCACGGCCTATGGTGCGTTCGGCGCCCTCGGCTACGGCATCGGAACATCCGACATCGAGCACTATCTGGCGACCTCGACGGTTCGCTACCGCCGGCTCAAGACGATGCGCATCGACTTGAGCGGCCACCTGCCGCTCGGCGTCACGTCCAAGGACATCGTCATGGAGGTCATCCGGCGGATCGGTGCCGACGGCGCGTCCGGATACGCGGTGGAGTTCAGCGGTCCCGTCATCTCGGACATGAGCGTCGAGGGACGGATCGTGATGTCGATCATGATCGTCGAGGCGGGCGCGCGCGGCGTCGTGATCGCGCCGGATCAGAAGGTGCTGGATTATCTCAAGGGCCGTCCGCGGTCGCCGAAAGGCACGATGTGGGAGCGCGCGGCCAAGAGCTGGCTGGCACTGGCCTCGGACCCCGACGCCCGGTTCGATCGCGAGATCGCGCTCGATGTGTCCGAGGTCGCGCCGCTGGTGACCTGGGGCACGAGTCCCGACCAGGCGATCGCGGTCACGGAGAGCATTCCCGATCCTGCACAGCAGACCGCGCCCGACCGCAAGGCGGCCGCAAGCCGCGCATTGAGCTATATGGGCCTCACGCCCGGACTGCCTATTCAATCCGTCCCGATCGACTTCGCTTTTATCGGGTCCTGCACGAATTCGCGGATCGAGGATTTGCGCGATGCAGCCGAGATCTTTCGCGGCCGCCGCGTCGCGGACGGCGTGCGAGCGATCGTGGTGCCGGGTTCGACCCAGGTCAGAGGGCAGGCCGAGGCGGAAGGCCTCGCCAAGGTGTTCACCGATGCCGGGGTCGAATGGCGGCAGTCCGGCTGCTCGATGTGCCTTGCGATGAATGACGACGTGCTGAGGCCGGGAGAGCGGTGCGCGTCCTCGACCAACCGCAACTTCGAAGGCCGCCAGGGGCCGGGCGCGCGCACGCACCTGATGAGCCCGGCAATGGTCGCCGCGGCCGCCGTCACTGGACACATCACCGATGTGCGTTCGCTTCTGGGAGGACCACGCCAATGA
- the leuD gene encoding 3-isopropylmalate dehydratase small subunit: MTPFDQVTGAAAPMMAPNVDTDVIMPKMFLKGVDRSGLGEGAFNLLRFSVGKSNPEFILNQEGYHDACFLVVGPNFGCGSSREHAVWGLQQLGIRALIGTSFAGIFNDNCANNGLLTISLDPVVVTELAQVVADSSRNGVTIDLAAQTIRFDRGRRSITFDIELARKEAFLTGRDFIASTLVFADDIHAFEARYRAENPWIV; this comes from the coding sequence ATGACCCCCTTCGATCAGGTCACGGGCGCGGCTGCACCGATGATGGCGCCGAACGTCGACACCGACGTCATCATGCCGAAGATGTTTCTCAAGGGCGTGGACCGTAGCGGCCTCGGCGAGGGCGCCTTCAACCTGCTGCGCTTCAGCGTCGGCAAGTCCAATCCGGAATTCATCCTGAACCAGGAAGGCTATCACGACGCCTGCTTTCTTGTGGTCGGCCCGAATTTCGGCTGCGGGTCGAGCCGCGAGCACGCCGTCTGGGGGCTCCAGCAACTCGGCATTCGCGCGCTGATCGGCACCAGCTTCGCCGGCATCTTCAACGACAATTGCGCCAACAACGGTCTCTTGACGATCTCGCTCGATCCCGTCGTGGTAACTGAACTCGCCCAGGTCGTGGCCGACAGCTCGCGCAATGGTGTCACGATCGATCTCGCGGCCCAGACGATCCGGTTCGACCGCGGCCGCCGCTCGATCACGTTCGACATCGAGCTGGCGAGGAAGGAGGCCTTCCTGACGGGCCGCGATTTCATCGCGTCCACGCTTGTCTTCGCCGACGATATCCACGCCTTCGAGGCGCGGTATCGCGCGGAGAACCCCTGGATCGTCTGA
- a CDS encoding 2-hydroxycarboxylate transporter family protein produces MVDTTYSPAEAPEAAAATTLARLKIGPLPIGIYVVAALVCGAAVYFGKLPNDVIGGLLVLMLLGFLLGKLGQTIPVLKQIGGTAILCLFVPSALVSYGLMPEAALKAITTTFRTANFQYFFIACLVAGSILGMPYRVLVQGFIRMFVPLLIGTIAAVGAGIAVGLLFGHSPKDTFFFVIIPIVGGGLAEGILPLSIAYSEMLHRPQGELVAQMVPAALLGNVVAIVSAGLLARLGETRNDLNGKGMLVKTGDDDILGEARPDRPIDLGLLGAGMVLSCGLFVLGMILAPFTGIPGPIMMIIAAVALKLTRILPAEMELGAYQINKFMSTNLTFAILVAMGTLLVSWQQLVASFNPGYIMICTTTVLAMIASGFFVGKWLNMYPVEAAIVTACHSGLGGTGDVAILGAADRMSLMAFAQISTRVGGAIMIVIATLLMKSMS; encoded by the coding sequence TTGGTAGACACGACATATAGCCCGGCTGAGGCACCGGAGGCCGCCGCTGCAACGACTCTCGCTCGCCTCAAGATCGGCCCATTGCCGATCGGCATCTACGTCGTGGCCGCGCTCGTCTGCGGAGCAGCCGTCTATTTCGGAAAGCTGCCGAACGACGTCATCGGCGGTTTATTGGTTTTGATGCTGCTCGGCTTTCTGCTCGGCAAGCTCGGCCAGACCATTCCGGTCCTGAAGCAGATCGGAGGCACGGCGATCCTCTGCCTGTTCGTGCCTTCGGCCCTGGTGAGCTACGGCCTGATGCCCGAGGCTGCCCTGAAGGCGATCACGACCACGTTCCGCACGGCCAACTTTCAGTATTTCTTCATCGCCTGCCTTGTCGCGGGTTCGATCCTCGGCATGCCCTACCGCGTCCTGGTTCAGGGCTTCATTCGCATGTTCGTCCCGCTCCTCATCGGCACGATCGCAGCCGTCGGCGCGGGCATCGCCGTCGGGCTTCTGTTCGGCCACAGCCCGAAGGACACGTTCTTCTTCGTCATCATTCCGATCGTCGGGGGCGGACTTGCGGAGGGGATCCTGCCGCTTTCGATCGCCTATTCGGAGATGCTGCACCGGCCGCAAGGCGAGCTCGTGGCGCAAATGGTGCCGGCGGCGCTGCTCGGCAACGTCGTCGCGATCGTCAGCGCAGGCCTGCTGGCTCGGCTCGGCGAGACGCGGAACGACCTCAACGGCAAGGGCATGCTGGTCAAGACGGGGGATGATGACATTCTCGGCGAGGCGCGGCCTGACCGGCCGATCGATCTCGGACTGCTCGGCGCCGGCATGGTGCTCTCGTGCGGCTTGTTCGTGCTCGGCATGATCCTGGCGCCGTTCACCGGCATCCCCGGGCCGATCATGATGATCATCGCCGCGGTGGCGCTGAAGCTGACCAGGATCCTGCCGGCCGAAATGGAGCTCGGCGCCTACCAGATCAACAAGTTCATGTCGACAAACCTGACTTTCGCGATCCTGGTGGCGATGGGGACATTGCTGGTCTCGTGGCAACAGCTCGTCGCTTCGTTCAATCCGGGCTACATCATGATCTGCACGACCACAGTGCTGGCGATGATCGCGTCGGGATTCTTCGTCGGCAAGTGGCTGAACATGTATCCGGTCGAGGCGGCGATCGTGACCGCCTGCCACTCGGGCCTCGGGGGCACCGGCGACGTCGCCATTCTCGGCGCCGCGGATCGCATGAGCTTGATGGCGTTCGCCCAGATATCAACCCGCGTCGGCGGCGCGATCATGATCGTCATCGCGACACTCTTGATGAAATCGATGTCTTGA
- a CDS encoding alpha/beta hydrolase has product MRLKTSGAEINALVKGEGPPLLLLHGHPQTVACWHKVAPKLAERFTVVLTDLRGYGDSSKPEGGKDSTGYSKREMARDQVEVMRALGFDRFRAVGHDRGGRVLHRLLLDHPDAVSKAVLLDIAPTATMYAKVNKEFATRYMWWFFLIQPAPLPETLIGNNLEFYLQTHINKQNKTPGAIDPVAFEEYRRCYTRETLHAVCEDYRAAAGIDLIHDEADSDRRIGCPLLVLWGGKGVVGSSYEVLETWRAKANDVQGGSLPCGHYLPEEAPELLLDKLNAFLT; this is encoded by the coding sequence ATGCGCCTCAAAACGAGCGGGGCCGAGATCAACGCCCTCGTGAAAGGCGAGGGACCACCGCTCCTGCTGCTGCACGGACACCCGCAGACAGTGGCGTGCTGGCACAAGGTGGCCCCCAAGCTTGCGGAGCGCTTTACCGTGGTTCTGACCGATCTGCGCGGCTACGGTGACTCGAGCAAGCCCGAAGGTGGCAAGGACAGTACCGGATATTCCAAACGCGAGATGGCGCGGGATCAGGTCGAGGTGATGCGCGCGCTCGGTTTTGATCGCTTCCGGGCCGTGGGCCACGATCGCGGCGGGCGGGTTCTGCATCGCCTGTTGCTTGATCACCCGGATGCCGTTTCCAAGGCCGTCCTGCTGGACATCGCGCCGACCGCGACGATGTACGCCAAGGTGAACAAGGAGTTCGCCACACGGTACATGTGGTGGTTCTTTCTCATTCAGCCGGCGCCGCTTCCGGAAACCTTGATCGGCAACAACCTCGAATTCTATCTTCAGACCCATATCAACAAGCAGAACAAAACGCCGGGCGCCATCGACCCGGTTGCGTTCGAAGAGTACCGCCGGTGCTACACCCGCGAGACCCTGCACGCCGTCTGCGAGGATTATCGCGCCGCCGCCGGGATCGACCTGATCCACGATGAGGCGGATTCCGACAGGAGGATCGGTTGCCCGCTGCTGGTGCTCTGGGGCGGAAAGGGAGTCGTCGGATCGAGTTACGAGGTGCTCGAGACATGGCGCGCCAAGGCGAACGATGTGCAAGGCGGAAGCCTGCCCTGCGGCCACTATCTGCCGGAAGAAGCACCGGAGCTGCTCCTCGATAAGCTCAATGCCTTCCTCACGTGA